One window from the genome of Marinobacter sp. es.048 encodes:
- a CDS encoding cupredoxin domain-containing protein, whose translation MNASAFLVAAAAMSMSATAFAAGAHSGGHGGGSGEPGKASEVSRTINVEMHDNYYEPESIEVNPGETVRFVVENKGNLVHEFNIGTPDMHEAHQEEMKMMVEHGVIQGGTLNHDMMNMDMGDGHSMKHDDPNSVLLEPGKKSEIVWKLSEQGNIEFACNVPGHYQAGMYGDVDFN comes from the coding sequence ATGAACGCATCCGCATTTCTGGTCGCCGCCGCAGCCATGTCCATGTCAGCAACGGCTTTTGCGGCCGGAGCACACAGCGGTGGTCATGGTGGTGGCAGTGGCGAACCCGGCAAAGCCTCTGAAGTTAGCCGAACCATTAACGTCGAAATGCATGACAACTACTACGAACCAGAGTCCATTGAGGTGAACCCGGGCGAAACGGTTCGTTTTGTTGTTGAAAACAAAGGCAACCTTGTTCACGAGTTCAACATCGGAACCCCCGACATGCATGAGGCTCATCAGGAAGAGATGAAGATGATGGTTGAGCATGGCGTGATTCAGGGCGGCACGCTTAATCACGACATGATGAATATGGATATGGGCGACGGCCACTCCATGAAACACGATGATCCCAACAGTGTTCTTCTGGAACCAGGCAAGAAGTCAGAGATCGTCTGGAAGCTCTCGGAGCAGGGCAATATCGAATTTGCCTGCAATGTGCCGGGGCATTACCAGGCCGGTATGTACGGGGACGTGGATTTCAACTGA
- a CDS encoding copper resistance system multicopper oxidase, which produces MKKTFLAGLAALLMPALGLAGEYNLTVDRVQIDTGEFIKEGIGYNGESPGPVLRFKQGEDVTINVTNNLDEMTSIHWHGLILPYQQDGVPGISFPGIQPGETFTYRFPIQQAGTYWFHSHSGFQEPDGAYGAIVIEPEGREPFRYDREYVVQLTDKHPHSGDRIMRNLKMMPDYYNRQQQTVGEFFSDASEHGFMNTLKDRMDWGSMRMMKADVEDLQGFTALINGKGPEQNWTGIFEPGERIRLRFINSSAMTYFDIRIPGLNMTVVQADGNNVQPVNVDEFRIGVAETYDVIVRPRDEQAYTIFAESMGRSGFARATLAPEEGMEGVVPELREPARLTMADMAGMHGMDHGSMDMGGSGDMADMDHSAMGSMDHSNMAGMDHSAMMMTEGGASDPFYAKGSGIVPVAANGGKFLSYADLRAQNPLYEDREPTREIELKLTGNMERYTWSINGVKYEDADPIRLQYGERVRFKFVNETMMTHPMHLHGMWSILDVGADQWNPIKHTISVQPGTTVYMETEVDEPGQWAFHCHLSYHAAAGMFRKVIVEGGPDTTQAKTDSDAGKGGEA; this is translated from the coding sequence ATGAAGAAAACCTTTCTGGCAGGCCTTGCGGCCCTGCTGATGCCGGCCCTCGGCTTGGCTGGTGAATACAACCTGACAGTGGATCGGGTTCAGATTGATACCGGCGAATTTATCAAAGAGGGCATTGGCTATAACGGGGAATCCCCGGGGCCCGTTCTGCGTTTCAAACAGGGCGAAGATGTGACCATCAATGTCACCAACAACCTCGACGAAATGACCTCTATCCATTGGCACGGACTTATCCTGCCCTATCAGCAGGATGGCGTGCCCGGAATCAGTTTCCCGGGAATCCAGCCTGGTGAAACCTTTACCTATCGTTTTCCCATTCAACAGGCCGGCACTTACTGGTTTCATAGCCATTCCGGCTTCCAGGAGCCGGACGGCGCCTATGGTGCGATTGTTATCGAACCCGAGGGGCGTGAGCCGTTCCGCTATGACCGTGAGTACGTGGTTCAGCTGACAGATAAACATCCTCACTCCGGTGACCGCATCATGCGCAACCTGAAAATGATGCCCGATTACTACAACCGTCAACAGCAGACCGTGGGCGAGTTCTTCTCGGATGCTTCCGAGCACGGTTTCATGAATACCCTGAAGGATCGTATGGACTGGGGCAGCATGCGCATGATGAAGGCGGATGTTGAGGATTTGCAGGGATTTACGGCACTGATCAACGGCAAAGGCCCGGAGCAGAACTGGACCGGGATTTTCGAGCCCGGAGAAAGAATTCGGCTGCGTTTCATCAACTCCTCGGCGATGACCTACTTTGATATCCGTATTCCCGGCTTGAATATGACCGTGGTTCAGGCCGACGGCAACAATGTTCAGCCCGTCAATGTGGACGAATTCCGCATCGGCGTTGCGGAAACCTATGATGTCATCGTCCGTCCCCGGGATGAGCAGGCGTACACCATCTTTGCAGAGTCTATGGGCCGTTCCGGATTTGCCAGGGCAACTCTGGCTCCGGAAGAGGGTATGGAAGGCGTAGTGCCCGAATTGCGAGAGCCGGCGCGCCTGACCATGGCCGATATGGCTGGCATGCACGGAATGGATCACGGAAGCATGGACATGGGCGGATCCGGTGATATGGCGGATATGGATCACTCTGCCATGGGAAGTATGGATCATTCAAACATGGCAGGTATGGATCACAGCGCCATGATGATGACTGAAGGTGGGGCCAGTGATCCGTTCTACGCCAAGGGTAGTGGTATTGTGCCTGTGGCCGCCAACGGTGGTAAGTTCCTCTCTTACGCAGACCTCAGGGCGCAGAATCCACTGTATGAAGACCGCGAGCCGACCCGCGAGATCGAACTCAAGCTTACCGGCAACATGGAGCGTTACACCTGGAGCATTAACGGCGTTAAATACGAAGATGCGGATCCCATCCGCCTCCAATATGGAGAGCGCGTACGCTTCAAATTCGTGAACGAAACCATGATGACCCACCCCATGCATCTGCACGGCATGTGGTCCATCCTGGATGTGGGCGCCGATCAGTGGAACCCCATCAAGCACACCATCAGCGTCCAGCCCGGTACCACGGTGTATATGGAAACCGAAGTGGACGAGCCTGGACAGTGGGCCTTCCATTGCCACCTTTCCTATCACGCAGCTGCAGGCATGTTCCGGAAAGTGATTGTCGAGGGCGGACCCGACACGACGCAGGCCAAAACCGACTCTGATGCTGGCAAGGGAGGTGAGGCATGA
- a CDS encoding copper resistance protein B, with amino-acid sequence MSCVRVMTLGLLSSLLLPTTAAAQEMMEDTTARKQALTTWGVQFEEFEYRYSDANEELGVWNADIFYGTDKLRFRWLTKGEYEIEEQAYESLENQLVAQTPISKFFDAKAGIRFDTPEGPDRTYAVLGLTGLAPQWFEVDASLYVSDEGDTSAEFDAEYELLLTNHLILSAALDATVAFSEDREIGLGKGLSSTETGLRLSYDLIDRAFSPYVGVVHERKYGDTADLAEAEGGSTEDWFAVIGARMAF; translated from the coding sequence ATGAGCTGTGTCCGAGTCATGACTCTGGGGCTCTTGAGTTCACTGCTGTTGCCGACCACGGCAGCAGCTCAGGAAATGATGGAGGACACCACCGCCCGGAAGCAGGCCCTGACAACCTGGGGCGTCCAGTTCGAGGAGTTCGAGTATCGTTACAGCGACGCCAATGAAGAGCTTGGTGTCTGGAACGCCGATATTTTCTACGGCACCGACAAATTGAGATTTCGGTGGCTGACTAAGGGTGAGTACGAAATCGAGGAGCAGGCATATGAGAGTCTGGAAAACCAGCTGGTGGCACAGACTCCCATCTCCAAGTTCTTCGATGCCAAGGCAGGCATCCGATTCGATACCCCCGAGGGCCCGGATCGTACCTATGCTGTTCTTGGTCTTACCGGTCTGGCACCGCAGTGGTTTGAAGTGGATGCAAGCCTGTACGTCAGTGACGAGGGCGACACCTCTGCCGAGTTCGATGCCGAGTACGAGCTGCTGTTGACCAATCACCTGATTCTCTCGGCGGCCCTCGATGCCACCGTGGCATTCAGTGAGGATCGGGAAATTGGCCTGGGCAAGGGACTGAGCTCCACCGAAACCGGCCTCAGGTTGAGTTACGACCTGATTGACCGGGCCTTCTCGCCATACGTGGGTGTGGTGCATGAACGAAAATACGGCGATACCGCAGATCTGGCGGAAGCCGAGGGTGGAAGCACAGAAGACTGGTTTGCCGTGATTGGCGCGCGAATGGCCTTTTGA